One Vitis riparia cultivar Riparia Gloire de Montpellier isolate 1030 chromosome 4, EGFV_Vit.rip_1.0, whole genome shotgun sequence genomic window carries:
- the LOC117912047 gene encoding probable inactive leucine-rich repeat receptor kinase XIAO, translating into MGAPCFSLSSLLLVIAVAGLFFLGDSKTYWGDIEVLKELRKGLDPGSVTPGSCLSSWDFSVDPCDSVFGERFTCGFRCDVVVSGSSRVTEISLDQAGYAGSLSSASWNLPYLETLDLSDNFFSGSVSASLSNLTRLRRLGLSRNSFSGEIPTSIGFMHSLEELYLDSNGFEGAVPASFNGLVNLKRLELQGNKLSGEFPDLGSLKNLDFLDASGNVISGNVPDTFPTSLVEISMRNNSLEGNIPRTIKNLSFLQVLDLSHNRLNGSVPFFVFDHPTLQQVTLSNNHFNSIEVPINPATQSQLIALDLSYNDLRGLLPSFLALMTKLSALSLENNKFTGMIPTQYALKAVVPDAGVSPFERLMLGGNYLFGPIPSPLMELRPDGATVRLVDNCLYRCPAMFSFCQGGEQKSLMECKRFGPVIP; encoded by the coding sequence ATGGGCGCTCCTTGTTTTTCCCTGTCTTCTCTGCTTCTGGTGATTGCAGTTGCAGGTCTGTTCTTTTTAGGAGATTCCAAGACCTACTGGGGAGATATAGAGGTGCTGAAAGAGCTGAGAAAAGGACTCGACCCTGGCTCGGTGACTCCCGGCTCTTGCTTGAGCTCGTGGGACTTCTCAGTTGATCCATGCGACAGCGTTTTCGGCGAGCGCTTCACTTGTGGGTTCAGGTGCGATGTCGTCGTCTCCGGCTCCAGTCGAGTTACTGAAATCAGTCTCGACCAGGCGGGTTACGCCGGTTCGCTCTCTTCTGCCTCCTGGAACCTTCCTTACTTAGAGACTCTGGACCTTTCCGATAATTTCTTTTCTGGGTCGGTTTCTGCCTCTTTGTCAAACTTGACTCGTCTACGGCGACTTGGGCTATCAAGAAACTCCTTCTCCGGCGAGATACCCACTTCCATCGGGTTTATGCACAGCCTGGAAGAGCTATACCTCGACAGCAATGGTTTTGAAGGAGCAGTTCCAGCGAGTTTCAACGGTCTGGTGAACTTGAAAAGGTTGGAGCTTCAAGGTAACAAGCTGTCAGGAGAGTTTCCCGATTTGGGTTCTCTAAAAAACCTTGACTTCCTAGACGCCAGCGGTAACGTCATCTCCGGCAACGTTCCAGACACGTTTCCGACATCACTGGTCGAAATTTCCATGAGAAACAACAGCTTGGAAGGAAATATCCCTCGAACGATAAAAAATCTAAGCTTTTTACAGGTACTGGATCTGAGCCACAACCGACTCAATGGCTCAGTCCCCTTTTTCGTCTTCGACCACCCCACTCTGCAACAGGTCACCCTCTCCAACAACCACTTCAACTCCATAGAAGTCCCCATCAACCCGGCCACCCAAAGCCAACTCATAGCCCTGGACCTGAGCTACAACGACCTCCGAGGATTGTTGCCATCCTTCTTGGCCTTGATGACAAAGCTCTCAGCTCTCTCCCTAGAGAATAACAAGTTCACAGGAATGATACCCACCCAGTACGCCTTGAAGGCTGTGGTTCCCGACGCCGGAGTGTCCCCATTCGAGAGGCTAATGCTGGGAGGGAACTACCTGTTCGGACCCATTCCATCACCGTTAATGGAGCTGAGACCAGACGGGGCAACAGTGAGGCTTGTGGATAACTGCTTGTACAGGTGTCCGGCAATGTTCTCCTTCTGTCAGGGCGGTGAACAGAAGTCGTTAATGGAGTGTAAGAGGTTTGGACCAGTGATACCTTGA